In the Populus trichocarpa isolate Nisqually-1 chromosome 1, P.trichocarpa_v4.1, whole genome shotgun sequence genome, AACACGCAATGCCACGGCTTGGCGGTTGGACGGGCCGGCTGTGTTTTGGAAGGCGATGTCCCTGGCCAGGAATCCTTCACCCATTGCGGCTGCATTGTTCATGAGAATTGTTAGTATAAGAGCCTAAATATCTCTAGAATTATTCTATTTgtatcaatttttcttaaaaagaaaaggaacaatgTGCAAAATGAAGGGATCGAAAAACGAAAAATACCAACTGTGGCAGAACGGAAGGCAGTGATGCCATCCACCACACTCCTACTTGCTGTAATGATCGTTTTCCTTCTTCCATCTCCAAGAAACATTAAGTTAGTCTTATTGATTGGTACTTGCACAGTTTCCCTGTAAACACCTGCCTTGATTCTGATAACGTACCTCTTGCTGCTTCTCGTTGGGGCAGCAGCAACTGCAGCTGATACTGTACTATAATTCCCGCTGCCATCAGCAGCCACCACCACATCTGGTGTCAATGATGATGACTGCAACAACCTCCTGTTGGCTACTGACAACCACTTTGGCCACCCACTTTCATTTCTACTGTTTTCCTCCTTGAGATTCCTCTTTGTGGTTTTAAGCTCATTGGCAATGCGAGTGGCTGTCATGTTCATGTTCATTGCCAGAGTATTCATGCACATTTTTCTAACATTATCTACTCCATCCGAAATATCTTTACGCACCTGCTTGTCTGCGGCGGTATGAGAGAAACCATCCATGATCGTGTCTTGGTAGGTTATGCAAGAACTCAGTGGGGTATTGATGTCCGGCTCGGTATCTTGATCGCTAAGAGGAATCTCGTTAGTATAGTAATTGAGACTGTTTATAGCATTTTGTAAATCACTTTGAGACAATTCATTGTTGTCCGTGGAAGTATCGAGAGCATCATTTTGCTGATTGGTGAGTTTCATCTTATTGGTGGTTTTGTAACTCTCTATACCGGCGGTATTGGTGTCAATAGCTTGTTGAGTGGCTCTTATGGATTCTATAAGAACATCGTTTTCGTCGTTGATAGCTGCCAAACTGGCGGCAGCTCCAGGGCCATTGGCAATCGCAGAGTAGCACAGTTCTGGGTATCTTGTGGAGCTGCATGACATCTTTATAATGGAATGAGCAGCGTCATTTTTGTTGGAGTTCTGTGAATTTACGGGAGTAACAACGGCAGCTATAGTGGCGACAAGcaagagagaaacaaagagagCTAAAGAgaggcttttgtttttttgggagaAGGAAATGTGCTTGCCAGAATCTGATATTTCGGTCAAGCTTCCATGATCCTCTTGGATCATTTTGATTCGACTgtgtagaaaaaaaagg is a window encoding:
- the LOC18094669 gene encoding pectinesterase — its product is MVQFCVCSIKHTITASLQTLYPPFISFLFFLHSRIKMIQEDHGSLTEISDSGKHISFSQKNKSLSLALFVSLLLVATIAAVVTPVNSQNSNKNDAAHSIIKMSCSSTRYPELCYSAIANGPGAAASLAAINDENDVLIESIRATQQAIDTNTAGIESYKTTNKMKLTNQQNDALDTSTDNNELSQSDLQNAINSLNYYTNEIPLSDQDTEPDINTPLSSCITYQDTIMDGFSHTAADKQVRKDISDGVDNVRKMCMNTLAMNMNMTATRIANELKTTKRNLKEENSRNESGWPKWLSVANRRLLQSSSLTPDVVVAADGSGNYSTVSAAVAAAPTRSSKRYVIRIKAGVYRETVQVPINKTNLMFLGDGRRKTIITASRSVVDGITAFRSATVAAMGEGFLARDIAFQNTAGPSNRQAVALRVSSDRAAFYKCNVLGYQDTLHVHANRQFFINCLIAGTVDFIFGNSAAVFQDCDIHARRPNPGQTITITAQGRSDLNQNTGIVIQKSRIHATSDLLPVRSNFSAYLGRPWKEYSRTVVMQSSISDVINPAGWLEWRGKYALNTLYYGEYNNSGAGAATSERVNWKGYKVITAATEAKSFTPRNFIAGSTWLKSTTFPFSLDL